From the Musa acuminata AAA Group cultivar baxijiao chromosome BXJ3-7, Cavendish_Baxijiao_AAA, whole genome shotgun sequence genome, one window contains:
- the LOC103992067 gene encoding protein TRI1, with translation MSRVFGGCRPLAAAAARAAVAARAGTKASAAAPAVISSPSSTAAKPKHSGILKPIPVSLAMRKFLGVPEISRSQAVKKIWEYIKGHQLQNPANKKEICCDEKLKTLFEDRDKVGMLEIAKLISPHFLKSK, from the exons ATGTCTAGGGTTTTTGGTGGTTGCAGGCCTCTCGCGGCAGCGGCGGCCAGGGCGGCGGTGGCGGCCAGGGCGGGGACGAAGGCCTCCGCGGCCGCTCCCGCGGTGATATCGTCACCGTCGTCGACGGCGGCGAAACCGAAGCACAGCGGCATCCTGAAGCCGATCCCCGTCTCCCTGGCTATGAGGAAATTCCTTGGCGTCCCGGAGATCTCGCGTAGCCAGGCCGTCAAGAAGATCTGGGAGTACATCAAGGGCCACCAGCTTCAG AACCCAGCAAATAAAAAGGAGATTTGCTGTGATGAGAAGCTGAAGACTCTTTTTGAAGATAGAGACAAGGTTGGGATGCTGGAAATTGCAAAACTGATTTCTCCTCATTTCCTCAAATCTAAATAA